A single Leptospira kirschneri serovar Cynopteri str. 3522 CT DNA region contains:
- a CDS encoding glycosyltransferase family 2 protein, whose protein sequence is MKILISKIGEFYRKLKYLLRQYQYYFGIYEEPEIPSEFVYSPLLSILVPVYNTRLDHLKEMVDSVVSQSYTNWELILVDDASPDEKPGNYLEERSKADSRILYFRSDKNGGISLTTQKAFECSKGEYIAFLDHDDRLSKNALSIVVKTLQEEKNRPEFLYSDEIFQSKIPGIFSLSAKPEFSPEKLVSHNYICHFVVVSKNLIYRMGGIREGYDGSQDHEFALRASRFTDRIKRLPYFLYIWRLHGGSFSRKKAKICEASSQKAILEYYNDKKEEVEKIVPGYYPFTYHVLRKIKKRYIVSVIVWNRDDSNLEFFRENIGSLLSLPLEIKIELWLPEQNVLNQVPEKKNVILKYYKLLNSSLVSSELNRMVADVKGDFIFFWNLGLQPNNQNWLYELLQHAQFSEIGAVSPIVLNQKKELVYSSLILGKYGFIGKSGNNLTVSKTKIWSGEWVEKNVSAISGNCLLISKENWKLMNGLDESFQKYYWDIDLCLRLRKVGFRLVSNPFSEFVQTISDHNIFKELDPKYLESVNDRKRLITKWGAFLNVDDFYSSHSDLVGRDMIPKGLNHSFLEWYWKKNGLSNGKIF, encoded by the coding sequence ATGAAAATATTAATTTCAAAAATAGGTGAATTTTATAGAAAGCTGAAATATCTCTTGAGGCAGTATCAATATTATTTTGGAATATACGAGGAGCCTGAAATACCATCTGAGTTTGTATATTCTCCTTTGTTGAGCATTTTAGTTCCAGTGTACAATACTCGACTTGATCATTTAAAGGAAATGGTGGATTCGGTCGTTTCACAGAGTTACACGAATTGGGAATTAATACTTGTAGATGACGCTTCTCCGGACGAGAAACCGGGAAATTATCTGGAAGAAAGAAGTAAAGCGGATTCTAGAATTTTATATTTTCGTTCGGATAAAAATGGAGGAATCAGTTTAACAACTCAAAAAGCTTTTGAATGTTCCAAAGGAGAATACATAGCATTTTTAGATCACGATGATCGTTTGTCAAAAAACGCATTATCGATCGTCGTGAAAACCCTACAGGAAGAAAAAAATAGGCCTGAATTTCTTTATTCTGATGAGATTTTTCAATCAAAAATTCCAGGGATTTTTTCTCTTTCTGCAAAACCGGAGTTTTCACCTGAAAAATTAGTCTCTCATAATTATATCTGTCACTTTGTAGTAGTTTCAAAAAACTTAATTTACCGAATGGGTGGAATTCGAGAAGGGTATGATGGAAGTCAGGATCATGAATTCGCTCTTAGAGCGTCTAGATTTACTGATCGAATTAAAAGACTACCATATTTTTTATATATATGGCGTCTTCACGGAGGAAGTTTTTCTAGAAAAAAAGCGAAGATTTGCGAAGCCAGCTCACAGAAAGCTATTTTAGAATATTATAATGATAAAAAAGAAGAAGTTGAAAAAATTGTTCCAGGATATTATCCTTTTACCTATCACGTTCTTCGTAAAATAAAAAAAAGATATATAGTATCCGTGATAGTTTGGAATCGAGACGATTCCAATTTAGAGTTTTTTAGAGAGAATATTGGAAGTTTACTTTCTCTTCCTTTGGAGATTAAGATCGAACTTTGGCTTCCCGAACAAAATGTATTAAATCAGGTTCCGGAAAAGAAAAATGTAATTTTAAAATATTATAAATTATTAAATAGTTCTTTGGTTTCTAGTGAATTGAATCGAATGGTTGCAGACGTAAAAGGGGATTTTATTTTTTTTTGGAATTTAGGGCTTCAACCTAATAATCAAAATTGGCTCTACGAGTTATTACAACACGCGCAATTCTCCGAAATAGGAGCGGTTTCACCTATCGTTCTCAATCAAAAAAAGGAACTCGTTTATTCTTCGTTAATCCTCGGTAAATATGGATTTATCGGAAAGTCCGGAAATAATCTTACTGTATCCAAAACAAAAATATGGTCCGGAGAGTGGGTTGAAAAAAATGTTTCCGCAATATCCGGAAATTGTTTGTTGATTTCGAAAGAAAATTGGAAGTTGATGAACGGGTTGGATGAGTCTTTTCAAAAATACTATTGGGATATAGATTTATGTCTGAGACTTAGAAAGGTGGGTTTCAGGTTGGTAAGTAATCCGTTTTCAGAATTTGTTCAAACGATTTCTGATCATAACATTTTTAAAGAATTAGATCCGAAATATTTAGAAAGCGTAAATGATCGTAAAAGACTCATAACGAAATGGGGAGCTTTTTTGAATGTAGACGATTTTTATTCTTCGCATTCTGATCTAGTTGGAAGAGATATGATCCCGAAAGGATTAAATCATAGTTTCCTAGAATGGTATTGGAAAAAAAATGGTCTATCTAATGGAAAAATATTTTAA
- a CDS encoding glycosyltransferase family A protein, which translates to MNNTPIVSVIIPCYNYGKYIEQTIQSILKQSYKNWEIIVVDDGSNDEYTIQKLEELKKKYTVIKIDKSGPAAARNIGIEAAKGEFILPLDSDDMIHPDYLLEAISAYEKKSSLGIVYCEAEFFGSIKGKWNLPEYNFPEILLDNCIFVSAVFRKSDWKDVGGFNENMKDEWEDYDFWLSLIEKGREVYRIPRVMFYYRRGHVSRSSRSMETYLPLYLQLFKNHKRLYIENVKVLFMRHLKARELEEQFLILTKNPIIYGIVQFLVRCLKFFAK; encoded by the coding sequence ATGAATAATACTCCTATCGTTTCCGTAATTATACCGTGTTATAACTACGGAAAATATATCGAACAAACAATTCAAAGTATACTCAAACAAAGTTATAAAAACTGGGAAATCATAGTCGTAGACGATGGATCTAACGATGAATATACGATCCAAAAACTAGAGGAGCTCAAAAAAAAATATACGGTCATTAAAATTGACAAATCCGGTCCGGCCGCGGCTAGAAACATAGGAATCGAAGCAGCCAAAGGAGAGTTCATCTTACCATTGGATTCGGACGACATGATTCATCCGGATTATCTTTTAGAAGCGATCTCTGCTTATGAAAAAAAATCGTCTTTAGGAATTGTATATTGCGAAGCAGAGTTTTTCGGATCTATAAAAGGAAAATGGAATTTACCGGAATATAATTTTCCGGAAATACTTTTAGATAATTGTATATTCGTATCCGCAGTATTTAGAAAATCGGATTGGAAAGACGTTGGCGGATTTAATGAAAACATGAAAGACGAATGGGAAGATTATGACTTTTGGCTTTCGTTGATTGAAAAAGGAAGAGAAGTCTATAGAATACCGCGGGTAATGTTTTATTATAGAAGAGGCCACGTATCTCGTTCCAGTCGGTCGATGGAAACGTATTTACCACTTTATTTACAATTATTTAAAAATCATAAACGTTTATATATTGAAAACGTAAAGGTTTTGTTTATGCGTCATTTAAAAGCAAGAGAATTAGAAGAACAATTCTTAATACTGACTAAAAATCCAATCATTTATGGAATTGTACAATTTTTAGTTCGTTGTCTTAAATTTTTTGCAAAGTGA
- a CDS encoding sugar 3,4-ketoisomerase, translated as MDEILVKNSGYINLKKVRDDRDGNLIILEGIKDVPFEIKRVYYINNLENSVSVRGQHAHKEIEQAIFCVSGSFTLKLDDGKTKQEILMNRDNVGVLLGRMLWHAMENFSSGCILLVVASDYYREDDYIRNYSDFIRLVEKS; from the coding sequence ATGGATGAAATTTTAGTTAAGAATTCAGGTTATATAAACTTAAAAAAAGTTAGAGATGATAGAGATGGAAATTTAATCATATTAGAAGGTATAAAAGATGTGCCTTTCGAAATAAAACGAGTTTATTATATTAATAATTTAGAAAATTCTGTGAGTGTAAGAGGACAACACGCTCATAAAGAAATCGAACAAGCGATTTTTTGCGTTAGCGGAAGTTTTACATTGAAATTGGATGATGGAAAAACAAAACAGGAAATTTTAATGAACAGGGATAACGTCGGAGTTCTTTTGGGAAGGATGCTTTGGCATGCTATGGAGAATTTTTCTTCCGGCTGTATTCTTCTTGTTGTCGCTTCGGATTATTATAGAGAGGACGACTACATAAGAAATTATTCGGACTTTATCCGACTGGTTGAGAAAAGTTAA
- the rfbD gene encoding dTDP-4-dehydrorhamnose reductase encodes MIYYTGKNGQLGWELNKRFKSSNLESIGFSKEEWDLADLDSVERILKDSPEILVHCGAYTAVDKAESDSENVYKINSLSVKKISEECFKKKIHLIYISTDFVFDANSETIGDTIRFWKPDSTLSPKGIYGLSKAEGEKWIQNIFADSKQANIVRTSWVYSSYGNNFPKTILKLLQDPNRTELKVIEDQLGRPTWAGRLADFIIFLVYGILKRESYPKVLHFSNSGIASWYDFALAVRDISYSFSLIENLKPIFPIPTEVYPTPAPRPRYSILDLDETRKIFGSISNWREDLTLCLKELAEISGKKV; translated from the coding sequence ATGATTTATTATACTGGAAAAAATGGTCAGTTAGGTTGGGAATTGAACAAAAGATTCAAATCTTCGAATTTGGAATCTATAGGATTTAGTAAAGAAGAATGGGATCTTGCTGATCTTGATTCTGTAGAAAGAATTTTAAAAGATTCTCCTGAAATTTTAGTTCATTGTGGGGCCTATACTGCGGTGGATAAGGCAGAATCCGATTCGGAGAACGTTTACAAGATAAATTCCTTATCTGTAAAAAAAATTTCGGAGGAATGCTTCAAAAAAAAAATCCATCTGATTTATATATCCACTGATTTTGTGTTTGATGCAAATTCAGAAACGATCGGGGATACAATTCGTTTTTGGAAACCGGATTCTACACTTTCTCCAAAAGGAATTTATGGTTTATCGAAGGCAGAAGGAGAAAAGTGGATTCAAAATATATTTGCGGATTCTAAACAAGCAAATATAGTCCGAACAAGTTGGGTATATTCCTCCTATGGAAATAATTTTCCAAAAACAATTTTGAAACTTTTACAAGATCCTAATCGTACTGAATTAAAAGTAATCGAAGATCAATTAGGAAGACCTACTTGGGCGGGTAGGCTTGCCGACTTTATAATATTCTTAGTTTATGGAATTCTAAAAAGAGAATCTTATCCTAAGGTTCTGCATTTTTCGAACTCTGGGATCGCGAGTTGGTACGATTTTGCGCTTGCGGTTCGGGATATTTCATATTCGTTTTCTCTAATAGAGAATTTAAAACCTATTTTTCCGATTCCTACGGAAGTATACCCCACACCCGCTCCTAGACCTAGATATTCAATTTTAGATTTAGATGAAACTCGAAAAATTTTCGGCAGTATTTCAAATTGGAGGGAAGATCTAACCCTTTGTTTGAAAGAACTCGCCGAAATTTCCGGAAAAAAAGTATGA
- the rfbC gene encoding dTDP-4-dehydrorhamnose 3,5-epimerase, producing MQFKKFPIEGPVLIEPKVFGDERGFFLETFKTSIFEKENIPAHFTQDNHSRSSRGVLRGMHLQIPPYEQGKLVRVVRGKVIDVVVDVRVGSPNYGKWLSVELSEENKNIFWVPPGFAHGFLTLEDKTDFLYKVTQEYNPQNEVGIRWDDPALGIPWKTWLSDDSEFIVSQRDQETPFLVNFKSPFVY from the coding sequence ATGCAGTTTAAAAAATTTCCTATAGAAGGTCCAGTTCTAATTGAGCCCAAGGTTTTTGGAGATGAAAGAGGCTTTTTTTTGGAGACCTTTAAAACATCTATCTTTGAAAAAGAAAACATACCTGCTCATTTTACTCAAGATAATCATTCTAGATCTTCTCGAGGAGTATTGAGGGGAATGCATCTACAGATTCCTCCTTACGAACAAGGAAAGTTAGTCCGAGTAGTGAGAGGTAAAGTGATAGACGTGGTGGTAGACGTTCGGGTGGGTTCTCCTAATTATGGAAAATGGCTTTCCGTGGAATTATCCGAGGAAAATAAAAATATATTTTGGGTTCCTCCTGGATTCGCTCACGGATTTTTAACCTTAGAAGATAAAACAGATTTTTTATATAAGGTGACTCAGGAATACAATCCTCAAAACGAGGTAGGAATTCGTTGGGATGATCCTGCGTTAGGCATTCCTTGGAAAACCTGGTTGTCTGATGATTCTGAGTTTATAGTTTCTCAAAGGGATCAAGAAACTCCTTTTCTTGTGAACTTTAAAAGTCCATTCGTATATTAG
- a CDS encoding DegT/DnrJ/EryC1/StrS family aminotransferase, whose translation MIEYENLRLTNIRFFEEYKTKILETIESGWYILGKEVSNFESQFAEYNGNRHCIGVGNGLDALILALKALGVEKNSEIIVPSNTYIASILAILHAGLKPVLVEPDIRTYNIDPKKIEEKVNSKTKGILIVHLYGKPCEMDSILKIKEKNNLFLVEDCAQSHGALYKGKKTGTFGEMSGFSFYPTKNLGAIGDAGAVVTDNDLYHNEIRKLRNYGSSIKYKNDLVGYNSRLDELQATILSIKLKYLDAMNEHKRSLAKIYLENLKEDFIKPIVDEKVYDVYHIFNIRHKKRDELRDYLLKNGVRTEIHYPISPHKQVAMKDVISYAEGEFAISEEIHNTTLSLPVSTFHTEEDIYKVVEIMNGF comes from the coding sequence ATGATCGAATATGAAAACTTGCGTTTAACAAATATCCGCTTCTTTGAAGAGTATAAAACTAAAATTTTAGAAACTATAGAAAGTGGGTGGTATATATTAGGAAAAGAGGTTTCTAATTTTGAAAGTCAATTTGCAGAGTACAATGGAAATAGACATTGTATTGGAGTAGGAAACGGCCTAGATGCCCTGATACTCGCCTTAAAAGCGTTAGGCGTAGAAAAGAACTCAGAAATTATAGTTCCTTCAAATACTTATATAGCTTCTATATTAGCGATTTTACATGCGGGCTTAAAACCCGTTTTAGTCGAACCGGATATTCGAACTTATAACATCGATCCCAAAAAGATAGAGGAAAAGGTAAATTCTAAAACGAAAGGGATTTTGATTGTACATCTGTATGGTAAACCTTGCGAGATGGATTCTATTTTAAAGATAAAAGAAAAAAATAATCTGTTTCTAGTGGAGGATTGTGCACAGTCTCATGGGGCTTTGTATAAGGGTAAAAAAACGGGAACGTTTGGAGAAATGAGCGGATTCAGTTTTTATCCCACTAAAAATTTGGGAGCCATTGGGGATGCAGGTGCGGTTGTGACTGATAATGATTTATATCACAATGAGATACGGAAACTGAGAAATTACGGTTCTTCGATCAAATATAAAAATGATTTAGTTGGATATAATTCTCGTTTAGATGAATTACAAGCAACGATTTTAAGTATCAAGCTGAAATATTTAGATGCAATGAATGAACATAAAAGAAGTTTGGCAAAAATTTATTTAGAAAATTTAAAAGAAGATTTTATAAAACCAATAGTCGACGAAAAAGTTTATGACGTATATCATATCTTTAATATTCGTCATAAAAAACGTGACGAGTTGCGAGACTATCTATTAAAGAACGGTGTAAGAACAGAAATTCATTATCCAATTTCTCCTCATAAACAAGTAGCGATGAAAGACGTAATCTCATACGCAGAGGGAGAATTTGCAATCTCAGAAGAGATTCATAATACGACTCTCAGTCTTCCTGTTTCAACTTTTCACACAGAAGAAGATATTTATAAAGTTGTGGAAATTATGAATGGATTTTAA
- a CDS encoding glycosyltransferase family 2 protein — protein MIPKEPKISIITINLNNLEGLRKTLESVRLQTYTNFELIVVDGGSTDGSFEYLKSNLNLIKKFISEKDKGIYNAQNKGILLSKGEYLVFLNAGDALLQKDVLSEISKFLEQDIDLVYGDILIDSKDHGIIERKYPDRLNYFYWSIKSLCHQATFIRKNLFDLYGYYNEEYLFAADFEFFHRFWFNKNIKIKHAPVFVILYDFNGVSAQPKNRKRIAEEYRKIKRKYFPIWAYVVYKLNSYLLEKLSNTFLWKILFKFYRFLNPKR, from the coding sequence ATGATTCCCAAAGAACCAAAAATCTCGATAATCACTATCAATTTAAATAATCTGGAAGGATTACGTAAAACTTTAGAAAGTGTTCGTTTGCAAACTTATACAAATTTCGAATTGATAGTCGTAGACGGAGGTTCGACGGACGGAAGTTTTGAATATTTAAAATCAAATCTGAATTTAATCAAGAAGTTCATCTCCGAAAAAGATAAAGGAATTTATAATGCACAAAACAAAGGAATTTTGCTTTCTAAAGGAGAGTATCTCGTTTTTTTAAATGCGGGAGATGCTCTGTTGCAAAAAGATGTATTATCGGAAATTTCTAAATTTTTAGAACAAGATATTGATTTAGTATATGGAGATATACTAATAGACTCTAAAGATCATGGAATTATTGAAAGAAAATATCCGGATCGATTGAATTATTTTTATTGGTCGATAAAGTCTTTATGCCATCAGGCGACTTTTATCCGTAAAAATCTTTTCGATTTATACGGGTATTATAATGAAGAATATTTATTTGCTGCGGATTTTGAATTTTTTCACAGATTTTGGTTTAATAAAAATATAAAAATAAAACACGCGCCTGTATTTGTAATTTTATACGATTTTAATGGAGTAAGCGCTCAACCGAAAAATAGAAAACGAATCGCAGAAGAATATCGGAAAATTAAAAGAAAGTATTTTCCGATCTGGGCTTACGTAGTTTATAAGTTGAATAGCTATTTACTTGAAAAATTATCTAATACTTTTCTCTGGAAGATACTTTTTAAATTCTATAGATTTCTAAATCCAAAAAGATAA